AACCCCGAGCCGGCCATGCTCGGCGCCATGGCGGCGCTCGGCTCAGGATTCGACTGCGCCAGCCGCGCCGAGATCGAGGCCGTCCTCGCGCTCGGCGTCGTCGGGCCCGCGAGCATCGTGTACGCCAACCCGTGCAAGCCCGAGGCGCACCTCAGGTACGCGGCCGAGGTGGGCGTCAACCTCGCCACCTACGACACCGAGGACGAGGTGGCCAAGGTGAAGCGATGCCACCCGAGCTGCGACCTCCTCCTCCGCATCAAGGGCCCCGACAACCCGGACGCCAAGATCGACCTCGGCACCAAGTACGGCGCGCGCGCCGACGAGGTGGTCCCGCTCCTGCGGGCCGCGCAGCGCGCGGGGCTCCGCGTGGCCGGCGTGGCGTTCCACGTCGGGGCGTGCACGTCCCGCGTCGACGTGTACCGCGGGGCCATCGAGGCCGCCCGCGTGGCGTTCGACGAGGCCGCGCAGCTCGGCATGCCGCCCATgcgcgtgctcgacatcggcggcGGCTTCATGCCGAACGCCACGTTCGACGAGGCGGCGGGGGCCATCAACGACGCGCTCGCGCAGCACTTCCCGCGCGGGTGCGGCGTGGAGGTGATCGGCGAGCCGGGGCAGTACTTCGCCGAGACGGCCTTCACGATGGCGGCGCGGGTCATCGGCAGGCGCACGCGCGGCGAGGTGCGCCAGTACTGGATCGACGACGGCATCTACGGCGCCCTCAGCTGCACCATCCTGGGCGACTACGTGCCGCGCCCGAGGCCGCTCGCCGCCCCTTGTCCGCCCGGCGGCGAGAACAAGTGCAGTACGTACGCGTCGACGGTGTTCGGGCCGACGTGCGACTCCCGCGA
This sequence is a window from Aegilops tauschii subsp. strangulata cultivar AL8/78 chromosome 7, Aet v6.0, whole genome shotgun sequence. Protein-coding genes within it:
- the LOC109781833 gene encoding ornithine decarboxylase-like, with amino-acid sequence MAGGSTMQATVLGAPGVKGRKVRAFKRSEKDAVVRSIAGTEEQGAFFVFDLATVADLYSRWCRALDGVRPFYAVKCNPEPAMLGAMAALGSGFDCASRAEIEAVLALGVVGPASIVYANPCKPEAHLRYAAEVGVNLATYDTEDEVAKVKRCHPSCDLLLRIKGPDNPDAKIDLGTKYGARADEVVPLLRAAQRAGLRVAGVAFHVGACTSRVDVYRGAIEAARVAFDEAAQLGMPPMRVLDIGGGFMPNATFDEAAGAINDALAQHFPRGCGVEVIGEPGQYFAETAFTMAARVIGRRTRGEVRQYWIDDGIYGALSCTILGDYVPRPRPLAAPCPPGGENKCSTYASTVFGPTCDSRDKVVTGYQLPEMKMGDWLVFDGIGAYAASSGSNFNGFLISDIKTHLAYST